The nucleotide window CATGGATGGCATCACGCGTAACTTTATCACGCGGCATAACCTCGTGGATGTCGTGCGCAGCACGAACGACATTCTCAAGCCGGAGAACAAGGACCCGGAAGACGCGCAGGCCATGGATTACGACAAGGTCGAAGTCGGCCGCAACGAAATCACGCGCCAGATCCTCGAGACCGCCAAGAAGGTCGTGAAGGAATACGGCATCGAGCTGATCGACCTCCGCATCAAACGCATCAATTACATCGAGAGCGTGCAGAAAAAAGTCTTCGACCGCATGGTCTCCGAGCGCACGCGCGCCGCGGAACAGCTGCGCTCCGAAGGCCAGGGCGTCCGCGCCGAGATCGAAGGGCAGAAGGACAAAGAGCTGAAACGCATCACGTCCGAGGCCTACCGTGCGTCTCAGAAAATCAAGGGCGAGGCCGACGCGCAGGCCACTTCCATTTACGGCGATGCCTTTTCGAAAGACCCGGGCTTTTATTCGTTCGTGTCCACGCTGGAAAGCTATTCGTCCACGCTCAAGGGCTCACGCATGGTCATGTCCACGGATTCCGACTACTTGCAGTACCTGAAAAACATCGAAGCCCAATCGAAGAGCTAAACAGCCGTTTGTTCCGGCTCCCGGGCCCGGGAGAGGGCCGGTCATGGTCCCTCAAATCCGCGAATTCAAATCTTCCAAATCCCCGTGGGAAATTTTCCAGGCGCTTTACCGCCGTTCGGATTCCTGCTTTTTCCTGGACAGCATCCGCTACGCGCCGCCCGACCAGCATTATTCCTACGTTGCCGCGGATCCCTTTATCGAAGTGACGATTCCGGATCCCGCCGGGAAAAAACCCCGCGTGATCGTCACCGGCGCCGAAAAAATTTCCGCGCCCGCGGGCCGCGTCTTCGACGTCCTGCGCAGGCTGCTCCGCAAACACCGTTTCACGGGCCCGGTTTCCCACCCGTTTTTTTGCGGCGGCGCCGTGGGCTACTGGGGCTATGAGCTGATTTCGCTGTTCGAGCGCGTGAAGTTCCGCCCCAAAGAAAGCGCCGGGCTTCCCTGGCTGTACCTCGGGTTTTTCCGCGACGTCATCGTCTACGATCACCGCCGCAAAGTCTATGCTCTGGTGACGCACGGCCGGCGCGCGGGCGAAGCCTTCCAGAAAATGGAAGAGGCGTTCCAAGACGAGGGGGCTGAGGCCGGCGAGGCCTTTGAAATCCGCAATTTCCGTCCGGGCGTTTCCCGAAGCGCGTTCGAGTCCAGGGTGCGGCGCGCCAAAAATTACATCGCGGCCGGCGACGTCTATCAGGCCAATCTTTCCCAGCGGTTTACGTTTGACTGCGTGGGCTCGAAGCTCAAGCTTTACGAGCGCCTGCGCGCGATCAATCCTTCACCGTTCGCTTCTTTTTTCAAGGTGCGCGGCGTGGAAATTATTTCCAGCTCACCCGAGCGGCTCGTGGCCAAGCGCGGACGGATGTGCGAAACCCGGCCCATCGCGGGAACGCGCCCGCGCGTCGCGGGCCGGCCGCTCAGCGCGATCAAAAAGGAATTGCTCGCGAGTGAAAAGGAACGCGCCGAGCACCTCATGCTGGTCGATCTCGAGCGCAATGATCTGGGGCGTGTCTGCGACTGGAAAACCGTGCGCGTGGAAGAAATGATGAAGGTCGAAAAATATTCCCACGTTCTCCACATTGTCTCCAAGATCACGGGGCGGCTTGCCAAAGGAAAAGACGGCCTTGATCTGATCCGCGCCATGTTTCCC belongs to Verrucomicrobiia bacterium and includes:
- the hflC gene encoding protease modulator HflC, producing MMKQAGLAIFLILLSVTGIVALNSLYVVDETDQVVITQFGEPQGAPIQDPGLHFKTPFVQEIHRFDKRILNWDGYPSEVPTRDKKFIWVDITGRWRIENPLVFLQTVQSERNAQSRLDDIMDGITRNFITRHNLVDVVRSTNDILKPENKDPEDAQAMDYDKVEVGRNEITRQILETAKKVVKEYGIELIDLRIKRINYIESVQKKVFDRMVSERTRAAEQLRSEGQGVRAEIEGQKDKELKRITSEAYRASQKIKGEADAQATSIYGDAFSKDPGFYSFVSTLESYSSTLKGSRMVMSTDSDYLQYLKNIEAQSKS
- a CDS encoding anthranilate synthase component I family protein, which gives rise to MVPQIREFKSSKSPWEIFQALYRRSDSCFFLDSIRYAPPDQHYSYVAADPFIEVTIPDPAGKKPRVIVTGAEKISAPAGRVFDVLRRLLRKHRFTGPVSHPFFCGGAVGYWGYELISLFERVKFRPKESAGLPWLYLGFFRDVIVYDHRRKVYALVTHGRRAGEAFQKMEEAFQDEGAEAGEAFEIRNFRPGVSRSAFESRVRRAKNYIAAGDVYQANLSQRFTFDCVGSKLKLYERLRAINPSPFASFFKVRGVEIISSSPERLVAKRGRMCETRPIAGTRPRVAGRPLSAIKKELLASEKERAEHLMLVDLERNDLGRVCDWKTVRVEEMMKVEKYSHVLHIVSKITGRLAKGKDGLDLIRAMFPGGTITGCPKVRCMEIIDELEPVRRGLYTGSLGYLDFRGDLDLNIVIRTLVFQGSRGQLQTGAGIVHDSDPGREYEETLHKGEALIQALAEASALTPRQHGRGQDFSPVPMARMQDKHLIAGKRVKS